The genomic segment GACCGGCGGTTTTCTTGGCCTCGTTGAAGGCGTCGAGCAGATTCCTAAGCTCGCGGATGTCGTTTGCAGCATCCGGGCCATCCAGGCCGACATCGGACAAGGCGTGACGCGCCCCACGCTCGGCGGCGCGCTCCAGCAGCGTTTCAAATTCGTCATGGGGCATGACCACCATGCCATCCATCAGGTGGGGTTCGTTCATCTTCTTTCCTTTCAAATCTGGAGGGCGCTGCTATCGGCGCTATGCACTGCCGGATGCTCGGCCACGCAGGTGATCTCCACCTGCTCGCCACGCGGGCGCACCGCGATCACCCGGGCCAGCAGGCTCCATTGCTCGGCCACCCCAAAGGCGAAATGGGTGCGCTCGGCCGACAGGCCGGTTTCGATAGGGATGTCGGGCAGGTCTGCGAAGACCACCTGCTGTGCATCACTGCCCGGCATCACCGCATGCGGGCCGCTGACCCCGCCATCGCGTCGGCGCAGCGCCATGACATGTTCTTGCCCATCGACAAATGCGACCGGCTCGGACAGCGTGGCGGTGTGGGTGTCGGCATCCCAGGCAACGATCTCGCCGCCCGCGCCCCAACTGGGCATGTCATGGGCAATGGCGATCAGATCGCCATAGGTGGGAATCAGGCCTTCGAGCTCGGTGCGCAAGGTGATGATGCGACGGCGGTAGCGGTTGGCCGCCGCCAGATACAGGCCTTCGCGCACCGCATGGGATTCGGTGGTGCAACCAAAGAGCCGCAGCTTGGCCGGATTGGTGCTGCTGGAGCCCGGCAGGCTCACCGTCACTTCATCGGGCTTCCAGGTGCGACTGCTGAAGAACTCCACCGTCACCGCGTCCGCAGTCTCTTCGCCCGGCATCACGTACTGGATCTTGAGGCTGTTCTTGACGATGTTGCGCGGACTGAAGAGCGCCACGGGCAGTAACCGGGCTTCGTCCCGCACTAGGCGCACAATGCCGCCTTGCAGGAAAGGCACCGCCCGACCGCAGCGGGCGACCCGGGTCAGCGCCTCCCAGACCGTGACTTGCTGGTCAAACACACCATCGAACTGGTCACCCCGACCGGCCCAGACCTGATCGAGTTGGGCCAAGGCGGAGAGATCGATCCGGGCATCCGGCAGTTTGGCGCCGTAGCTGGCCCGTAGGATGTCGGCAAAAGCCCAGGCGATCGATCGGGTCGGGACAGGCATGGACCAACCAGAGTCCGCCGACCAGACCGGCAGCTTGCGCGTGACAATGCAGTTGATGAGCCGACTGGAGCGCTGCGACAGGTTGTCGGTGGCGCGCATGCGGATGGCGAGCAGTGTGACGTTGTCAGGGAAAGTAACGCCGCCGGCCAGATAGCCCCGGGCCTCGCCCCAGCGCACTTCGTGCCCGGCGCGTGAGTTGGTGTCTTTCCCATCGAGCCGCGTGGCACGCACTTCGTATCGCCCTGCAGCGACGGGATAAAGGTAGGTGCGCCGCTGCGGTGTAGTGGTGGCAGCGGTCAGGCTCTCATTGCCCAGCGTGACCCAGTCGTTCAGTGGATGGGGTATTCATGTGGGATTCCTCCAGCAGCGGTCCTGCCAGGCGCACATACGGCATTCGAAGTGGGTCGGGTCATTGAAGCTGCGTGGCAGCAACTCACCTGCCTCGGTGGCGGTGATGACCTTGACGGCCCGATCCGACATGCGCTGCGCCAACGCAGGATCAAAGGGCACGAGCTCTGTGTAGACCTCCATGGTGTCGGCGTTGAGCGCCGTGAAGATGGCCGGATGCTCGTGCAGTTCGAGATAGGCTTGATAGACGGCGACTTGCGCCGCGTAGACTGGCTTGGAAACGGCCAGCTTGTGTTTGTCGAGGTCTCGCCAGGATTTGTTGCCCAGGCACTTGCACTCCCACAGGGCGGGATAAGCAAAACCCTCGGGACCACCGACGATCACGCCATCGACGTGGCCCTTGAGGCGCCCATCGGCAGCCGAGAAGCCAAACTGGTTTCCGTCTGCCTTGCGGGTGCGCAGATCAAACCCGGCCTCGCGCAGCCAGCTGACCATGCAGTCCTCCATCACATGGCCACGCTCGAAGATGCGCAGCATGCGCCCCTCCAAGTGACGGCCACTGTCGATGGGGGCCTTGGCGAACTCGTATTGAAGCGCCCGCTCGCAGGCCACGCCCAGGCGCGAGGCACCGAGGTAGTCACGCGCAGGCTGTGCCTCCCGGCTGCGCTGCATGCCGGCGTCGATCAGTTCGGTGAGCTGGCCTGAGACGCTGGCCGAAGAGTTGAAGTCCATCATGGCTTCGCCCCCTTCGGTTCTTCCCAAGGCAAGTCGTCCTCCAGGTCGGCGAACGGATGGGCCAGCGGATCCGGGGCGGGTCGCATACCGCGCACCGGGGGGTACTTGCTGGCCTCGTGGTGCGCGGCCATGGCATCCGTGTAGCCAGTGACGATGGCGTCGATCACCCGCAGGGCTTCGGCCTCGGAGTAGTCACCCAGGGGTTTGGCAAAGCCGATCGCACCGGCAGCCTCGCCGAAGGCTTTGAGGCACTGGCGCATGGCGGCGCGTTCGATGTCAGAGGCGTCGATCATCTTGACCTCCTTGCCGAACTTCTGGCCATCCGCCCAGTGGCCGTACATGCGATGGAACGCGTCCTGGCAGCGGCGGGAACAAAACACCCAATCGATGGGGTAGCGCCGGGGGTTGCCGATGCCATGCCGGTTGTCGGTATGGCCGTACCCCCGGGCCTGTCGGGAACAGACCCAGCATTTCATTCACCCCCCTCACTGCGCCCAGGCCGGCTTCCCGGACACTGCCGGGCGCCCAGCCGCCGCGGGCGGGACTGTGGTTGGGACCGTGGATGGATGTGCGGTTGGGACTGCGGTCGGGGTCCCGACGGTGCGGTTGGGGATGAACTCTGCGCCAGCCATCAGGGCCGAGTACTCAGGCTCGCCCGGCTCGACGGCCATCTTGACCACGTTCTTCAATTCGCCACGACCGTCTTTTTCGATATCGATGCGGGCGATGAACTCCAGGCCATCGAGTTCATGAAAGCCCTGGATGCGGCGGGCGGCTGCGGCCTGCGGCGAGTTGTCGTCGGGGCGGACGTTGCGGGCCGAGTTCAGTGCAGCGCGCACGAAGGTGCGCCCCATGTTGCCCCAGGTCGGGCCCTTGGGACTTTGCAGGCCTATGTTGGACCAGAGCTTGCGTTTGGCAAATTCGCCCTCAAGCACCACGAACTCGCAGGCCAAGAAGATGCTGCCGGTCTCAAAGCTCTGGGTGGCATAGCCACCGACCCAGCCTTGGCTCGGATCGTCATAGCCACCGGGCTTGACGGTCATGCGAACCTTGGCCACGGTGCCTTTAGGGATGAGGTCAAAGGATTGCTGTTGTTCAGCGTCGTTGAAATCGTTCCAGGCGGACATGAATTACTCCTTGGGTGTTTGGGATGTGAAAACCGGATGGGATGGACGGGTGGCGGCGGCGCACTTGTCGATGAGCGCGCGCAGGTTGGGCGGCTCCTGCAGATCGAGCTGGCCGGAGCGGTCCTTGGCGGGGTAGCCGTAGGGGTTGAGCGTTTGGGTGATGAAGGCGCGGTAGCTGCTGCCATCCTCAGCCTTGATCTCGGCCAGCGTCACCACCTCGTCGACGATGCCAGGCAGTTCGGCGGCGGTCTTGGAGCCCTCGATCTGCGGCACGAACACCTTGCGGTTGAAATCGTCGAGCTTCTCGTCGAGGATGGCGACGAACACCACGTGCTTGCCCCGGGCGTGCTGCAGGTGGGTCAATGCGGTGAGCATTTCTTGACCCAGGAGGCCATAGGCCCCGCGGGTGTCAGGCTTGCCCGTACGCTCGGACAGCGCCTGCGGCTGGACCTTGGCCCAGATCAGTGCCAGGCGTGCCAGCACCGTGATGCTGTCGACGAAGTAGGTGTCGTACTTGGCCAGTTGGGCCGGGTCACCGTAGCGCTCGCACACATGGTCGAAATGAGCCTTGGAATACGGCGCGTCTGCCGGCAGTGCTGGGTTAGGGCCCGCCAGAAAGACAACCAGATCGCGGAACTCGGGCCAGGTGGCGGGACGCACGCAGTCGCCATGCCAGTCCTTGACCGCGAGATCGCCGGCCTCCAAATCGACGAACAGCGTGCGGTCCTCAGGCAGGGTCTTGAGCTGGGTGGTTTTGCCAATGCCGGACTTGCCCAGCAGCACCAGTTTGACCCCTTGCTTTTCTGCCAAGCGCTGGGATGCGGAGATGATTGGAAGTGCCATCACACGCCTCCCTCGTCACGGCTGAGCTCAAAGGTGGCCTTGCCTGCCTCGACCGTGCGGGCATCGGCAAACTGCTGCTGCAGCGCCGGTGGCCAGTTGGTGTAGCGGGACTCGGGCACCGCCAGCTTGACGTCGAGGTAGCTTTCGACGGCTTCGCCGGACGCGACGATGCGCTCGGCAATGGCCTTGAGCTTCTTCTGATCCCAGGACACCTTCTTGGGCAGCTCGAACTTCACGTGCAGTCCGTCAGCCTTGAGGTGGGCGGTACCGAAATCGCGTCCGGTATCGCGCAGGGCTTCACGCCCCTGGGCACCGAAACGCTGATCCAGGGCAGCATCCACCTTGGTGCGTGCGCACTTGAGCCAGGCGATGGCCTGATCCAGGTTGGTGTCGACCTCGTAGAGTTGCTGGGTCGGCAGGCTGGCCAGTTGGGCGGTCGACATCTCGGCGATGTCGGCTGGGAAGATGGACAAATCGTTCATGACCACCTCCCTCAGGCCATCACGCGTTCAGCGGTCGACTCGTGCAGCGCGCTGTACTCGAAGTCGAGAATGGCTTCCAGCGGATAGCTGACCCGCTTGGAGAGCTTGAGGTAACGAGGGCCACGACCCTCGCTGCGCCAGCGTTGCAGTGTCTTGGGGCTGACACCCCAGCGCTGTGCCAGCTCGTTTTCGTTCAGGACCCGGCGATCGCCAGGTGCCAGGGTGTTGATCGCCGGGTAGGACGACCGGGTTTGGGGGCTTGCCGTAGCGGCCATGAGACTCTCCTTTGAGGCTGTTGAGGAACAGGTGTCATTGGAGAATTCGGGTGGCGAACTTACGAGGGAGCGATTGGCGAACTCAGCGGAAACTTCCAGTTCGCCAATGGGGCCCAGAATGCAAAACGGCGAGCACTGGGCTCGCCGTTCATTCCTGCAAGATGACTCGGAGCGGTTTCAGCCCGGCAACGGCACATGCACGCCGTCGGGGGCGTTGATAAAAGCGAAAGGATTGAGAAATTGGCGTCGCCAGAACAGCGCCTGGTCCACTTCACTCAAGGCTGCCTCTTCACAGATGGTCGGCCATTTCTGCTCAATGGTCTTGACCTGATGGTTGACGATCTGAACGGCCTCTTGCTGGCTCAGCAGGAACACCGATGCGGCCGCAATGCAAACACCCACTTGACTGGTTCGCTCTGCGCCACGAATGAGCATGGCTTGCGAGGCTTGCTGACCGGATCGCGATTGCGGGCAAATGTCGTAGGCGGGCGTTAAGGCCAGTTGGTGTCCGTCCCAAAACGCCGCATGGTTGCGGGCGTGGTCATCGGTGTTGCCGCACAGGATGTTGAAGACGATTCGAGAGAACAATTCCCGCAAGGTCGCCTTCGGGTTGATGAAGCGGTACCGAATGATCTCGGCCAGTTTTTCGTAACTGGCGTAGGCTGCCATCATTTCATCGAGTTCGAACATCGTCAGCGCAGACACCATGGCACGTCGGTGCCAATGGCCGTCAGACCACACTCGGTCAAAGCGCTCGATCAACAGGACATCTTTGCCCAAGGCTCTGCGCAAGTGCACCGGCGCGACATCGAGCCCTACCTCGCGAGCCAAACGCATGGCCATGAATTCCGCCTTGACCACACTGTAGAGGTCATTGCTCGCAGAAAACTTGGCGATGAATTTGCGCTCGCCATCTTCCAGCAGCACCTTGGGCCTGGCGCCGCCCAATGAAGTGCCGTGCAGCAGCGCCTGATCCAGTTCGGGAGAAAGTGGCACACCCCGCTCAACTTTCTCGGCAGCCGTCAGCAGTTCCTCCAGCGAGGGTTGCTGTGTGTGCCTCGGCACGTAATAGGTCGCAGATTGCTGAAAATCGAGCGCACCAATCCGGTCAGAGCCAGAATCGAGCAAATAGGTCAACTCATCCAATTCAACCAGGGCGGCATCCCCACCCTTCATGCCCAATTTGCGATTGATCAGCACGCGCCGCCCCCATGCATCCGGCGAAGCATCACGAATGCAGCTGGGCATGTTCAAGCCCGGCAGCAGCGCAAGGGCCCCGGGGCGCAGCGGCAACTCTGGCGCATAGAGGGCGATCGCATCCGGGCGGGCCAGATAACTGCGACCGTAGTTGAAGACCAAAGCCCCACCTTGTTGGCTGAGCAAGCCGGCCACCACAGGCTCAGCAGCGCCGGGTAGCCAGATCCAGACGTAGGCTTCTGAATACGGGGCATCTTTCTCAGAAGTCATCTTTCACCCCCTTGGTACGCGTTCGCACGGCTTTGGGCATCAAGGCCATTTTTTCTCGGTGCAGTGCCAGATGGGTGGTCAACTGCCGTTGCTCCTGATCAAACAGCGGCACACCACACAGGGTGGCCACCTCGAACACCACACCAATTGAACACCCGGGGTCCCCGCGCTCGATGCGTTGCAGCAGGGCACGTGAAATGCCAGCCCGAGCCGCCAGATCCATCGTGGTCATGGCCTTGCCCAAGCGCGCTTCACGCACAAGTTGGCCCAGCAAGGCCAGCGCATCCAGGCTGTATTGAGAGAGGGGGCGGGAGACTGGCTTAACCATGAAAAAGACTCATTAACAGATCACGAAGACTAACCATGCAATGTTCATGACTCATTGTCTTACTGAATCAAGACAAAGTCAAGTGACTGACTCACCAACTGTTAGCGCAAAGTAGTAATGTCCGGTTTCTCCCAAATAGAAATGTCCGCTGGTAGTTAAACTCACGCTGTTAGAAACAGTGGCGGATATTTTGAAGATGGACAAACTCATGAGTCAAAAAGAAGTGAAGCGAGCCCAGATGCTGGATCTGTTGACAGAGGGCAAAATCGACCAACAGGAAGCCGCGCGGCGACTGGGTATCACTACCCGCCAGGTGCGCCGCCTGACCCGGCGTTATCAGGCAGCGGGGCTGTCCGGACTGATCAGCAGGAAGCGCGGCAAGGCATCGAATCGGCGGCTGGACGATGCCATCTGCACGATGGCCATTGATCTCATTGGCGCGCATTACAGGGACTTCGGGCCGACGCTGGCCTGCGAGAAGCTGGCCGAACTGCATGAGGTAAATCTGTCTGTCGAGACCACGCGCCAGCTAATGATCAAGGCGGGCCACTGGCACCCCAGGAAAGGCGGCTCCATATGCGCACACCCGATGCGCGAGCGTCGCGCCCGCTTCGGCGAGATGATCCAGATCGACGGCAGCCCCCACGACTGGTTTGAAGACCGCGGCGAATATTGCACTCTGCTGGTATTCATCGACGATGCTACCGGACGGCTGACGCAACTGCGCTTTGCACCGAGCGAAACCACGCTGGACTATATGCAGGTGTTGCACGATCATATTCTGGCGCACGGCGTACCTGCGGCGTTGTACTCTGACCGCCACAGCATCTTCCGCATCAACGCCAAGGAGTCCGATCCGGAGGCCGAAACACAATTCTCGCGTGCGGCGCGCGAGCTGGGAATCGCATGCATCCACGCGCACAGCCCGCAGGCCAAAGGACGCGTGGAACGCGCCAATCAGACCTTGCAGGACAGGCTGGTCAAGGAAATGCGACTGGCCGGCATCAACAACATGGACGAGGCCAATGCGTGGTTGCCGGGCTATATCGAGGACTTCAACAGGCGCTTTGCGGTCGCGCCCAAAGACCCGTCTGACGCGCACCTGGCCTATGCCGGAACACCCGCCAGCCTGATGCGCACCCTGTCGGTTCAAGTAACGAAAACGCTCTCAAAAAACCTGTCTTGCCAGCATGAAAACCAGTTGCTGCAGGTCGAAACGACGGGCACGGGTCTGGGACTACGGGGCGCGAAAGTGACGGTGCATCGGCACTTTGACGGCACGTGTGAACTGCTTTGGAGAAAACGCGAATTGACATACAGCGTGATGGACAAACCGGAACGACAGTCGGCGGTGGCCGATGGCAAATCGGTCAATGCACGAGTCGACAAGGCACTGACTCGGCGCAACACCGGACACAAGCCTGCAGCCAATCACCCCTGGAGAAAAATGCCCGTCGGCAAATCCGCCCACGACGGGCAGCGCGCAACACCGTAGCGCAAGGGAAACAGCAAAAGCGGACATTTCTACTTTGCAGGAAAGCGGACATTTCTATTTAGCGTTGACAGTGACTGACTCACCAACAAGTCAGAAGGCTCTTGCGGGTCTATTAATGAGCCATTTCAAGCCAAGCCGCGATGCTCAGGCTGAAAACCCAAACAGCCTGCGCTGCTCCTCCCAGTCCCGTGGCAACGGCTCATGCCGTCCACGCAGTGTCTGCAAATTGAGATGCCGAGGCTGTTTTCCGTCGAGGACGGCTTCGATGATGTCCGGCGCCAGCATGGTCATGCGCAGCACTTCGGCGACCCAGCCCTGCTCCAATTTCATTGATCGGGACAGATCTCGGATGGTGGCGAATTTGCCTTGATCGAGCAGCTTCTGCCAGTAGAACGCTTTGCCCAAAGCGCGGATCATGGAAATGTCCTCGCCACCAGAACCAAGGGCCGAATGCTCGCCGGGAGGCGGCGTCATCACCTTGTGGTTTCGCTTGCGCCTTATCGTCAGCGGCACCATCGTCACGCGCTGCTGCCCAGTGATGTAGTTGCGGGCGTCCTGGCCAATCTCGATGCGCACGTTGCTCTGCCGACTGTTCTCCGAGCGGGTGACAGGGGTATCGGTGTTTTTCATGCGTATACCTCCTCGGCTGCACCCTTGGTTTCTTTAACCAGCGGGTGGTTGTGAATGTCGTCACTGAAACCCAGCCAGCCGTCCTCGCGCCACAGAATATCCAGGCCACGCTCGTGCAGATGGACCTGCTCGATC from the Ferrovum sp. JA12 genome contains:
- a CDS encoding DUF6127 family protein, with protein sequence MNEPHLMDGMVVMPHDEFETLLERAAERGARHALSDVGLDGPDAANDIRELRNLLDAFNEAKKTAGLTLVKMLVTGLVLALFAGTIVKIKLFGGPQ
- a CDS encoding phage tail protein translates to MPHPLNDWVTLGNESLTAATTTPQRRTYLYPVAAGRYEVRATRLDGKDTNSRAGHEVRWGEARGYLAGGVTFPDNVTLLAIRMRATDNLSQRSSRLINCIVTRKLPVWSADSGWSMPVPTRSIAWAFADILRASYGAKLPDARIDLSALAQLDQVWAGRGDQFDGVFDQQVTVWEALTRVARCGRAVPFLQGGIVRLVRDEARLLPVALFSPRNIVKNSLKIQYVMPGEETADAVTVEFFSSRTWKPDEVTVSLPGSSSTNPAKLRLFGCTTESHAVREGLYLAAANRYRRRIITLRTELEGLIPTYGDLIAIAHDMPSWGAGGEIVAWDADTHTATLSEPVAFVDGQEHVMALRRRDGGVSGPHAVMPGSDAQQVVFADLPDIPIETGLSAERTHFAFGVAEQWSLLARVIAVRPRGEQVEITCVAEHPAVHSADSSALQI
- a CDS encoding PD-(D/E)XK nuclease family protein, coding for MMDFNSSASVSGQLTELIDAGMQRSREAQPARDYLGASRLGVACERALQYEFAKAPIDSGRHLEGRMLRIFERGHVMEDCMVSWLREAGFDLRTRKADGNQFGFSAADGRLKGHVDGVIVGGPEGFAYPALWECKCLGNKSWRDLDKHKLAVSKPVYAAQVAVYQAYLELHEHPAIFTALNADTMEVYTELVPFDPALAQRMSDRAVKVITATEAGELLPRSFNDPTHFECRMCAWQDRCWRNPT
- a CDS encoding DUF6511 domain-containing protein, encoding MKCWVCSRQARGYGHTDNRHGIGNPRRYPIDWVFCSRRCQDAFHRMYGHWADGQKFGKEVKMIDASDIERAAMRQCLKAFGEAAGAIGFAKPLGDYSEAEALRVIDAIVTGYTDAMAAHHEASKYPPVRGMRPAPDPLAHPFADLEDDLPWEEPKGAKP
- a CDS encoding ATP-binding protein, with translation MALPIISASQRLAEKQGVKLVLLGKSGIGKTTQLKTLPEDRTLFVDLEAGDLAVKDWHGDCVRPATWPEFRDLVVFLAGPNPALPADAPYSKAHFDHVCERYGDPAQLAKYDTYFVDSITVLARLALIWAKVQPQALSERTGKPDTRGAYGLLGQEMLTALTHLQHARGKHVVFVAILDEKLDDFNRKVFVPQIEGSKTAAELPGIVDEVVTLAEIKAEDGSSYRAFITQTLNPYGYPAKDRSGQLDLQEPPNLRALIDKCAAATRPSHPVFTSQTPKE
- a CDS encoding helix-turn-helix transcriptional regulator yields the protein MAATASPQTRSSYPAINTLAPGDRRVLNENELAQRWGVSPKTLQRWRSEGRGPRYLKLSKRVSYPLEAILDFEYSALHESTAERVMA
- a CDS encoding type II toxin-antitoxin system HipA family toxin; the encoded protein is MTSEKDAPYSEAYVWIWLPGAAEPVVAGLLSQQGGALVFNYGRSYLARPDAIALYAPELPLRPGALALLPGLNMPSCIRDASPDAWGRRVLINRKLGMKGGDAALVELDELTYLLDSGSDRIGALDFQQSATYYVPRHTQQPSLEELLTAAEKVERGVPLSPELDQALLHGTSLGGARPKVLLEDGERKFIAKFSASNDLYSVVKAEFMAMRLAREVGLDVAPVHLRRALGKDVLLIERFDRVWSDGHWHRRAMVSALTMFELDEMMAAYASYEKLAEIIRYRFINPKATLRELFSRIVFNILCGNTDDHARNHAAFWDGHQLALTPAYDICPQSRSGQQASQAMLIRGAERTSQVGVCIAAASVFLLSQQEAVQIVNHQVKTIEQKWPTICEEAALSEVDQALFWRRQFLNPFAFINAPDGVHVPLPG
- a CDS encoding helix-turn-helix transcriptional regulator, producing the protein MVKPVSRPLSQYSLDALALLGQLVREARLGKAMTTMDLAARAGISRALLQRIERGDPGCSIGVVFEVATLCGVPLFDQEQRQLTTHLALHREKMALMPKAVRTRTKGVKDDF
- a CDS encoding ISNCY family transposase — its product is MSQKEVKRAQMLDLLTEGKIDQQEAARRLGITTRQVRRLTRRYQAAGLSGLISRKRGKASNRRLDDAICTMAIDLIGAHYRDFGPTLACEKLAELHEVNLSVETTRQLMIKAGHWHPRKGGSICAHPMRERRARFGEMIQIDGSPHDWFEDRGEYCTLLVFIDDATGRLTQLRFAPSETTLDYMQVLHDHILAHGVPAALYSDRHSIFRINAKESDPEAETQFSRAARELGIACIHAHSPQAKGRVERANQTLQDRLVKEMRLAGINNMDEANAWLPGYIEDFNRRFAVAPKDPSDAHLAYAGTPASLMRTLSVQVTKTLSKNLSCQHENQLLQVETTGTGLGLRGAKVTVHRHFDGTCELLWRKRELTYSVMDKPERQSAVADGKSVNARVDKALTRRNTGHKPAANHPWRKMPVGKSAHDGQRATP